The proteins below are encoded in one region of Syntrophotalea carbinolica DSM 2380:
- a CDS encoding TolC family protein, whose product MKIGIQSVGVLLAGVLSMLAVTPVTALETNPSGAVATENDHSLLSDLIAEALANNPELQSAKARWEMYEHRVIPSRSLDDPRLSFALSNYPIDSFADDETPMTGKEIQLSQMFPFPGKLAAKGEMAEQQALWYRGVYDDARLRLVQQVKDAWYQLYFKEQAIDITHKNITLLKDFVRLTETRYAVGTGLQQDVLKAQVERSKLQDKLFSLEQQRISALSDLNRLLGRAIDATLSLPDDLSLTEIDAEINRLSDLSRTHRPLFAAYEAMIDRYKAQRKLAKLNYYPDFNVFAGYRVREEVPGDPAAGSDFISAGVSINLPLWQAKRRAEVAEADSALRMAWSQLADMRNGVDSTIIDQVARMKKDRDLVTLYRTGVIPQAQQSFEASLAAYQVGDTDFLNLLDGLMTLYRYQIDYQRALSDHERSVARLEAAVGVTFASQE is encoded by the coding sequence ATGAAAATCGGGATTCAATCGGTTGGGGTGCTGTTGGCAGGGGTTCTGTCCATGCTGGCGGTGACACCTGTCACAGCTCTGGAAACGAACCCGTCAGGTGCTGTTGCCACCGAAAACGATCATAGCCTGTTGAGTGATCTGATTGCAGAGGCTTTGGCCAATAACCCGGAGTTGCAATCCGCCAAAGCGCGTTGGGAAATGTATGAACATCGGGTCATTCCGTCCCGCAGTCTGGACGATCCGCGTTTGAGCTTCGCATTATCAAATTATCCCATAGACAGTTTTGCCGATGATGAGACCCCTATGACCGGCAAGGAAATACAGCTGTCGCAGATGTTTCCTTTCCCGGGTAAGTTGGCGGCCAAGGGAGAAATGGCTGAACAACAGGCATTATGGTATCGGGGCGTTTACGATGATGCCCGCCTGCGTCTGGTTCAGCAGGTCAAGGATGCCTGGTATCAACTCTATTTTAAAGAACAGGCCATAGATATCACGCACAAAAATATCACCCTTTTGAAGGATTTCGTTCGTCTGACGGAAACCCGTTACGCCGTTGGAACCGGTTTACAGCAGGATGTGCTTAAAGCCCAGGTGGAACGATCGAAGCTTCAGGATAAGCTTTTTAGCCTGGAGCAACAGCGCATCTCGGCGCTGTCCGATCTTAACAGATTGCTGGGCCGAGCTATTGATGCAACGTTGTCGTTGCCCGATGATTTGTCTCTTACGGAGATCGATGCAGAGATAAACCGGTTATCCGATTTGTCTCGCACCCATCGACCTCTATTTGCCGCCTATGAAGCGATGATTGACCGTTATAAGGCGCAGCGCAAATTAGCCAAACTCAATTATTATCCGGATTTCAATGTTTTCGCAGGGTATCGGGTCCGTGAAGAGGTACCGGGAGATCCGGCCGCAGGCAGCGATTTTATTTCAGCCGGGGTGAGTATCAATCTGCCTTTGTGGCAGGCCAAGCGGCGGGCTGAGGTCGCCGAAGCGGATTCGGCTCTGCGCATGGCCTGGAGCCAGCTCGCTGACATGCGCAATGGGGTCGATTCCACGATTATCGACCAGGTGGCCCGAATGAAGAAAGACCGAGATCTGGTGACGTTGTATCGAACGGGCGTCATTCCCCAGGCCCAACAGAGTTTTGAAGCAAGCCTGGCGGCTTATCAGGTCGGTGATACCGATTTTCTCAATCTTCTCGATGGGCTGATGACCCTTTATCGTTATCAGATAGATTATCAGCGTGCCCTGAGTGACCACGAGCGTAGCGTCGCCCGGCTGGAAGCGGCGGTGGGGGTGACATTCGCTTCTCAGGAATAG
- the cysK gene encoding cysteine synthase A, whose protein sequence is MANIHDSLIELIGGTPLLRLNRINPPGGAEVLAKLEAFNPGGSVKDRTSLSMILDAEDKGILQSDSVIIEPTSGNTGIALAMLAAVKNYRLILTMPESMSVERRNLVAAFGAEVVLTPKGLGMQGAIDKAEELASKIEHAFVPQQFRNPANPEIHRRTTAEEIWSDTDGRIDILVAGIGTGGTLTGVGEVLKERKPDIQVLGVEPEDSAVLSGGPPGPHKIQGIGAGFVPEVLNKAVIDEVIKISNEMALQTARRLAREEGVLAGISSGAALCAALEIAKRPENQGKQIVVILPDTGERYLSTELFSD, encoded by the coding sequence GTGGCAAATATCCATGACAGCCTTATCGAGTTGATTGGCGGGACGCCGCTTTTGCGGTTGAACCGGATTAACCCGCCTGGCGGAGCTGAGGTGCTGGCCAAACTTGAAGCGTTCAACCCCGGAGGCAGTGTCAAGGATCGAACCTCATTAAGTATGATCCTTGACGCTGAAGATAAAGGGATATTGCAAAGTGACTCGGTCATCATCGAACCGACCAGTGGTAATACCGGCATCGCCCTGGCTATGCTGGCTGCAGTGAAGAATTATCGCCTGATTTTGACTATGCCTGAAAGCATGAGTGTAGAGCGCCGTAACCTGGTAGCTGCTTTCGGGGCTGAGGTTGTGCTTACCCCTAAAGGGTTGGGAATGCAGGGGGCGATTGACAAGGCGGAGGAGCTCGCGTCGAAGATAGAGCATGCTTTTGTTCCACAGCAGTTTCGCAATCCGGCCAATCCGGAGATTCATCGCAGGACCACCGCCGAAGAAATCTGGAGCGATACCGACGGGAGAATCGATATTCTGGTCGCCGGCATCGGCACAGGGGGCACCTTGACCGGCGTTGGTGAAGTTCTCAAGGAGCGTAAACCTGACATTCAGGTGCTGGGTGTCGAACCTGAGGATTCGGCGGTGCTTTCCGGTGGCCCTCCCGGCCCGCATAAGATCCAGGGTATTGGCGCTGGTTTTGTACCTGAAGTTCTGAATAAGGCCGTTATCGATGAGGTCATCAAAATAAGCAATGAAATGGCTCTGCAGACAGCACGCCGTCTGGCTCGAGAAGAGGGCGTTTTGGCAGGTATATCTTCAGGAGCGGCCCTCTGTGCAGCTTTGGAGATAGCCAAGCGGCCTGAAAATCAGGGCAAGCAGATTGTCGTGATCCTACCCGATACCGGAGAGCGCTACCTGTCTACCGAGTTGTTCAGTGATTGA
- a CDS encoding homocysteine synthase translates to MSDDIKRHADTLALHAGQKPDPSTKARAVPIYQTTSYVFDDADHAARLFGLEEFGNIYTRLMNPTTDVLEQRVAALEGGVAALAVASGQSAITLALLTLAHAGHEIVASTSLYGGTYNLFRYTLPQFGIGVKFVDPSDPENFQAAITDKTRAVFAETLGNPKLDTLDIAAVADIAHKHGVPLVIDNTVASPYLVNPIAHGADIVVHSATKFIGGHGTSLGGVIVDGGNFDWTNGKFPQLAEPDPSYHGINLVEALGNLAYIIKVRVQLLRDVGPALSPFNAFLLLQGAETLHLRMERHSTNAAKVAEFLQNHPKVGWVNYPGLSTHPSYEQARKYFHRGLFGALIGFGIKDGGVAEGKRFIDHLQLHSLLANIGDAKSLVIHPASTTHQQLSPEDQLATGVTPDFIRLSVGLEHVDDIIADLEQALDKI, encoded by the coding sequence ATGAGTGACGATATCAAGCGACATGCAGACACCCTGGCCCTGCACGCAGGCCAAAAACCGGACCCGAGCACGAAGGCGCGTGCGGTGCCCATTTATCAGACCACTTCCTATGTTTTCGACGATGCCGATCACGCGGCGCGGCTATTCGGGCTGGAGGAATTCGGTAATATCTATACCCGCCTGATGAATCCGACCACGGATGTTCTGGAGCAGCGGGTCGCTGCACTCGAGGGCGGGGTCGCAGCCCTGGCTGTGGCGTCAGGACAATCGGCCATTACCCTGGCGTTGCTGACCCTTGCTCATGCAGGGCATGAGATCGTCGCTTCGACAAGCCTGTATGGCGGCACCTACAATCTGTTTCGTTACACGCTGCCTCAATTCGGCATCGGGGTGAAATTCGTCGACCCCTCCGATCCGGAAAATTTCCAGGCGGCCATCACCGACAAAACCCGTGCGGTATTTGCCGAAACGCTGGGTAACCCCAAACTTGATACCCTCGATATTGCCGCGGTGGCCGACATTGCGCACAAGCATGGTGTCCCGCTGGTTATTGACAATACCGTAGCTTCGCCTTACCTGGTGAATCCCATCGCCCATGGCGCGGATATTGTGGTTCATTCGGCAACCAAATTCATCGGCGGACACGGAACCTCTCTCGGTGGCGTTATCGTCGACGGTGGGAATTTTGACTGGACCAACGGTAAGTTTCCTCAACTGGCCGAGCCCGATCCCAGTTATCACGGCATTAATCTGGTCGAAGCCCTCGGCAATCTGGCCTATATCATCAAGGTGCGGGTGCAGTTATTGCGGGATGTCGGGCCGGCACTGAGTCCTTTCAACGCTTTTCTGCTGCTGCAGGGAGCGGAGACCCTGCATCTGCGCATGGAACGCCACAGCACCAATGCCGCCAAGGTTGCGGAATTTTTGCAGAACCATCCGAAAGTCGGCTGGGTCAACTATCCTGGATTGTCCACCCACCCGTCGTATGAACAGGCCCGCAAATATTTTCACAGGGGCTTGTTTGGTGCCTTGATCGGATTTGGCATCAAGGATGGCGGCGTGGCAGAGGGTAAACGATTTATCGATCATCTGCAGCTGCATTCTCTGTTGGCCAATATCGGCGACGCCAAGTCTCTGGTCATTCATCCGGCTTCGACCACCCATCAGCAACTGTCACCGGAAGATCAGCTGGCTACCGGGGTTACACCGGACTTTATTCGCTTGTCGGTAGGGCTGGAGCATGTCGATGACATTATTGCAGACCTTGAACAAGCGTTGGATAAGATTTAA